A region from the Variovorax paradoxus genome encodes:
- a CDS encoding glycosyltransferase family 2 protein: MTTGLAMRRRIASILGKVRGAIARGRGIGATLVRGAFPVLRESGLGGFVRAARALQRGEGPPLLTDPQGPDRFRYREWIRRYGQPAATGWWRLTDAAARVRAEAMTFTVLMPLDAGTGEQFARAVASVRQQVHPNWTLHLVAAPGQRTGLHGSAMRLAAEDARIAYCEAPLPQAIASVATPWLALLDARDALAPDALLRVAEALVSEPQVRLVYSDEDRVDAHGQRSAGWFKPDWNLDLLRSQDFMSRLAVHDARLVREVGGLDAACGEAAPYDLVLRCVERLAPAQIAHVPQVLYHRHVAAADNGHADLSDGAPAGGEQALQAHLARCGVAGAVQRVSFGFKVRYALPADAPLVSLIIPTRNALALVRQCIESILAKTAYPRFEIILVDNGSDDPEALRYFDALARRPDVRVLRDDGPFNYSALNNRAAAIARGEFLGLVNNDIEVIAPEWLVDMVGIALQPGVGAVGARLWYPDRTLQHGGVVLGYRGGVANHAHRGLRQGEPGYFGRAALTQSFSAVTAACLVVRKRLYDELGGLDEEHLTVAFNDIDFCLRLREAGYRNVWTPEAELFHHESATRVSDFAGPALQRFLREEQFMRRRWGALLTADPAYNPNLSLAAEDFSYAWPPRNPWLPPST, encoded by the coding sequence ATGACAACTGGTCTGGCCATGCGGCGCCGGATCGCCAGCATCCTGGGCAAGGTGCGCGGCGCCATCGCCCGGGGCCGTGGCATCGGCGCCACCTTGGTGCGGGGCGCATTCCCGGTTCTGCGCGAATCGGGGCTTGGCGGTTTCGTGCGCGCGGCACGCGCCCTGCAGCGGGGCGAGGGGCCTCCGTTGCTGACCGATCCGCAAGGCCCCGATCGCTTCCGGTATCGCGAATGGATCCGGCGCTACGGCCAGCCTGCCGCGACCGGCTGGTGGCGCCTGACCGATGCGGCGGCCCGCGTACGCGCCGAAGCCATGACGTTCACCGTCCTCATGCCGCTCGATGCTGGCACAGGCGAGCAGTTCGCCCGCGCCGTCGCGTCGGTTCGCCAGCAGGTGCATCCGAACTGGACGCTGCACCTCGTGGCCGCGCCAGGCCAGCGTACCGGTCTCCACGGGTCGGCGATGCGACTTGCCGCTGAAGACGCGCGCATCGCATATTGTGAAGCGCCGTTGCCGCAGGCGATCGCGAGCGTCGCAACCCCTTGGCTGGCGCTGCTGGACGCGCGCGATGCCCTCGCACCCGATGCGCTCTTGCGTGTCGCCGAGGCGCTGGTTTCTGAGCCGCAGGTGCGTCTGGTCTATTCCGACGAAGACCGCGTCGACGCCCACGGACAGCGATCCGCGGGTTGGTTCAAGCCCGACTGGAACCTCGATCTGCTGCGCTCGCAAGACTTCATGTCGCGGCTGGCGGTCCATGACGCGCGGCTGGTGCGAGAGGTGGGTGGACTGGACGCGGCCTGTGGCGAAGCGGCACCCTATGACCTCGTGCTGCGCTGCGTCGAACGGCTCGCGCCGGCGCAGATCGCGCACGTGCCGCAGGTGCTCTATCACCGGCACGTGGCGGCGGCGGACAACGGGCATGCCGATCTGTCCGATGGTGCACCGGCAGGCGGCGAGCAGGCGCTGCAGGCCCACCTGGCACGCTGCGGCGTGGCCGGCGCGGTGCAGCGCGTTTCCTTCGGCTTCAAGGTGCGTTACGCGCTGCCGGCCGACGCGCCGTTGGTGTCGTTGATCATTCCCACCCGCAATGCGTTGGCGCTGGTGCGGCAATGCATCGAAAGCATCCTGGCGAAGACGGCGTATCCGCGATTCGAGATCATCCTGGTCGACAACGGATCCGACGACCCCGAGGCGCTGCGCTACTTCGACGCACTTGCGCGGCGTCCCGACGTGCGCGTGCTGCGCGACGACGGCCCATTCAACTACTCCGCGCTCAACAACCGGGCCGCCGCGATCGCGCGGGGCGAGTTCCTCGGGCTCGTCAACAATGACATCGAGGTCATCGCGCCAGAATGGCTGGTCGACATGGTCGGCATCGCGCTTCAGCCCGGCGTCGGAGCAGTTGGCGCGCGCCTTTGGTATCCCGACCGCACGCTGCAGCATGGCGGCGTGGTGCTGGGCTACCGCGGCGGCGTGGCCAACCATGCGCACCGCGGGCTACGGCAGGGCGAGCCGGGCTACTTCGGCCGCGCGGCGCTGACGCAAAGCTTTTCCGCCGTGACGGCCGCGTGCCTCGTCGTGCGCAAGCGCCTCTACGACGAACTGGGGGGACTCGACGAGGAACACCTCACGGTGGCCTTCAACGATATCGACTTCTGCCTGCGCCTTCGCGAAGCCGGTTACCGCAATGTCTGGACGCCCGAGGCCGAACTGTTCCATCACGAATCAGCGACGCGTGTCTCGGATTTCGCCGGGCCGGCGCTGCAGCGCTTTCTTCGTGAAGAGCAGTTTATGCGCCGGCGCTGGGGCGCGCTGCTGACGGCCGACCCCGCCTACAACCCCAACCTGAGCCTCGCCGCCGAGGATTTCAGCTACGCTTGGCCGCCTCGAAACCCTTGGCTCCCCCCTTCGACATGA
- a CDS encoding glycosyltransferase family 2 protein codes for MSTARPLEVSVALCTHNGAHFLREQVRSICLQTLPPVEIVLSDDASTDGSVDVVRAAVAECAAERPAHPVALRIFENRPALRVVKNFEQAIGACTSELVALSDQDDVWLPERLAQMVPLFESDPNLLLLHTDARLVDAERRDIGDTLFHALEVTPSEIERIHGGKAFDVFLRRNLVTGATTVFRRSLLEHALPLPVEWVHDEWLGIIASAIGRVDLLEQPLIDYRQHASNQIGARRDTFAAKVRKALASRGNTHVERAIKAELLFGRLQKIGDRVSPEILDKVRSKIEHQRFRAALPESRLARCVPILREAMSGRYDKFGRGFRGVVRDLFESV; via the coding sequence ATGAGCACCGCTCGCCCCCTTGAGGTCTCCGTTGCTCTCTGCACCCACAACGGCGCGCATTTCCTGCGCGAGCAGGTGCGCAGCATCTGCCTCCAAACCTTGCCGCCCGTGGAAATCGTGCTGTCCGACGACGCGTCGACCGACGGCTCGGTGGACGTGGTGCGCGCTGCAGTGGCCGAGTGCGCGGCCGAACGGCCGGCGCACCCCGTGGCCCTGCGCATTTTCGAGAACAGGCCCGCGCTGCGCGTCGTCAAGAACTTCGAGCAGGCCATTGGAGCCTGCACCAGCGAACTGGTTGCGCTCAGCGACCAGGACGACGTCTGGCTCCCCGAGCGCCTCGCCCAGATGGTGCCGCTTTTCGAGAGTGATCCGAATCTTCTGCTTTTGCACACCGATGCGCGCCTTGTCGACGCCGAGCGGCGCGACATCGGCGATACGCTGTTCCATGCGCTCGAAGTCACCCCCTCGGAAATCGAACGCATCCATGGCGGCAAAGCCTTCGACGTGTTCCTGCGGCGCAACCTCGTGACCGGCGCGACCACGGTTTTTCGCCGATCGCTGCTTGAGCACGCGCTGCCTCTGCCCGTCGAATGGGTGCATGACGAGTGGCTGGGCATCATCGCGTCGGCCATCGGCCGGGTCGATCTTTTGGAGCAGCCGCTGATCGACTACCGCCAGCACGCGTCGAACCAGATCGGGGCGCGACGCGACACCTTCGCAGCCAAGGTGCGCAAGGCACTGGCTTCCAGGGGTAACACGCATGTCGAGCGGGCCATCAAGGCTGAGTTGCTCTTTGGACGGCTGCAGAAGATCGGAGACAGGGTGTCGCCCGAGATTCTCGACAAGGTGCGTAGCAAGATAGAGCACCAGCGCTTTCGCGCGGCCTTGCCCGAGTCTCGATTGGCGCGCTGTGTGCCCATCCTGCGCGAAGCCATGTCCGGCCGCTACGACAAGTTCGGCCGTGGCTTCCGGGGCGTGGTCCGCGACCTCTTCGAATCTGTGTAG
- a CDS encoding ABC transporter permease — MSQVHSNLHRSPWADWWEGTRRTDIWWTLAWFDIVLRYRRSMLGPLWLTLSMGAMIGGMGPLYSSLFGTELSKFFPHLALGIIFWGFFSSVVTESCNAFVGSSNYLKQGYFPISLFVWRSLARNLIQFAHQIVLYIPVAIWAGISLSWSVMLVIPAMAIAIINAHALGLLLGLICTRFRDVTQIVTSVMQMLMFLTPVFWLPESLPDRAQYILWNPFAQMLDLLRTPLMGGVAAAHSWLGILGWSALTLVGSAILFSRYRRRVVYWL, encoded by the coding sequence ATGAGCCAAGTCCATTCCAATTTGCATCGCAGCCCATGGGCTGACTGGTGGGAAGGTACCCGCCGCACCGACATCTGGTGGACGCTCGCCTGGTTCGACATCGTGCTGCGCTATCGCCGCTCGATGCTGGGGCCGCTCTGGCTCACATTGAGCATGGGTGCAATGATCGGCGGCATGGGGCCTCTGTACAGTTCGCTGTTCGGGACGGAACTCTCCAAGTTCTTCCCCCACCTCGCGCTGGGCATCATTTTCTGGGGCTTCTTTTCCAGCGTTGTCACGGAGTCATGCAACGCCTTCGTTGGATCCTCCAACTACCTCAAGCAAGGCTACTTTCCGATCAGTCTGTTCGTCTGGCGCAGTCTGGCTCGGAATCTGATTCAGTTTGCGCATCAGATCGTGCTGTACATCCCGGTTGCCATTTGGGCGGGCATCTCGCTTTCGTGGTCTGTCATGCTGGTCATTCCTGCAATGGCAATTGCGATTATCAATGCGCACGCGCTGGGGCTGCTGCTCGGACTCATCTGCACCCGTTTCCGCGACGTCACCCAAATCGTGACCAGCGTCATGCAGATGCTGATGTTCCTGACTCCCGTATTCTGGCTGCCCGAGAGTCTTCCGGACCGCGCCCAATACATCCTGTGGAATCCGTTTGCCCAGATGCTCGACCTGCTGCGCACGCCGCTGATGGGCGGAGTTGCCGCTGCGCACAGCTGGCTGGGCATCTTGGGATGGTCGGCCTTGACTCTCGTCGGCTCCGCAATTTTGTTTTCCAGATACCGTCGACGCGTTGTCTATTGGCTCTGA
- a CDS encoding ABC transporter ATP-binding protein — translation MASISLKNVAVNFPIYGAGAASLKKTLAASVTGGRFGKETGVTVVQALSDINLELKSGDRLGLIGHNGAGKSTLLRTLAGVYEPSAGEFKREGTVSSLIDPSLGIEPDATGIENIMLRGLVMGLSKKEIDARIPEICEFSGLGQYVNMPVRTYSTGMMMRLAFSISTSVEADILLMDEWLSVGDADFTEKAEKRMRDVVSKSGILVLASHSPALIAKECNMVVKLSHGRLEAAEISQIVDATELDDRP, via the coding sequence ATGGCTTCTATTTCACTCAAAAACGTTGCTGTCAATTTTCCGATCTATGGCGCTGGTGCAGCGTCATTGAAGAAGACGCTGGCGGCATCCGTCACCGGCGGCAGGTTTGGCAAGGAGACCGGCGTCACCGTCGTTCAGGCACTGAGCGACATCAACCTCGAGTTGAAGAGCGGCGACCGCCTGGGCCTGATCGGACACAACGGCGCGGGCAAATCGACCTTGCTCCGCACACTGGCTGGCGTCTATGAGCCTTCCGCTGGCGAGTTCAAGCGCGAGGGAACGGTATCGAGCCTGATCGATCCTTCCCTTGGCATCGAGCCCGATGCAACGGGCATCGAGAACATCATGCTGCGCGGGCTCGTCATGGGTCTGAGCAAAAAGGAGATCGACGCACGGATCCCGGAGATCTGCGAGTTCAGCGGACTTGGGCAGTATGTGAACATGCCCGTGCGCACCTACTCCACCGGTATGATGATGCGGCTCGCCTTTTCGATTTCCACCAGCGTCGAGGCCGATATTCTCCTCATGGACGAATGGCTCTCGGTGGGCGACGCCGACTTCACCGAAAAAGCGGAAAAGCGCATGCGGGACGTCGTTTCCAAGTCGGGCATCCTGGTCCTTGCCTCGCACTCGCCGGCGCTGATCGCAAAGGAATGCAATATGGTCGTGAAGCTCAGCCATGGACGGCTCGAAGCCGCCGAGATTTCCCAGATCGTGGACGCGACAGAACTGGACGACCGGCCCTAG
- the gmd gene encoding GDP-mannose 4,6-dehydratase, whose product MKKHAVVTGITGQDGAYLAELLLAKGYVVYGAYRRTSSVNFWRIEELGIQNNPDLHLIEHDLTDLGSSITLIRDAAPDEVYNLAAQSFVGVSFNQPIATAQITGLGTLHLLEAIRLVNPKIRFYQASTSEMFGKVQAIPQTEDTPFYPRSPYGVAKLYAHWMTINYRESYDIFGCSGILFNHESPLRGREFVTRKITDGVAKIKLGKLEVLELGNLDAKRDWGFAKEYVEGMWRMLQAEEPDTYVLATNRTETVRDFTAMAFRSAGIDVEFRGTGEAEFAVDAATGKTVMRINPAFYRPAEVELLIGNPAKAKAKLGWEPATTLEQLCQLMVEADLRRNAQGLSF is encoded by the coding sequence ATGAAGAAACATGCGGTTGTTACAGGCATCACCGGACAAGACGGCGCTTATCTGGCCGAGTTGCTGCTTGCCAAGGGTTATGTTGTCTACGGGGCCTACCGGCGCACCAGTTCAGTGAACTTCTGGCGCATCGAAGAGCTTGGAATCCAGAACAACCCCGATCTTCACCTTATCGAGCATGACCTGACCGACCTCGGCAGCTCGATCACGCTGATCCGCGACGCAGCGCCGGACGAGGTCTACAACCTTGCGGCCCAGAGCTTCGTCGGCGTCAGCTTCAATCAGCCCATTGCCACCGCGCAGATCACCGGCCTGGGTACGCTGCATCTGCTGGAAGCCATCCGCCTGGTCAACCCGAAAATCCGCTTTTATCAAGCCTCGACATCCGAGATGTTCGGCAAGGTCCAAGCCATCCCGCAGACCGAGGACACGCCTTTCTATCCGCGCAGTCCCTATGGCGTTGCAAAGCTCTATGCCCACTGGATGACGATCAACTACCGCGAGAGCTATGACATCTTCGGCTGCAGCGGCATCCTCTTCAATCATGAAAGCCCACTGCGGGGCCGGGAGTTCGTCACCCGCAAGATCACCGACGGGGTTGCAAAGATCAAGCTCGGCAAGCTGGAGGTGCTGGAACTCGGCAATCTCGACGCCAAGCGCGACTGGGGCTTTGCGAAGGAATACGTCGAGGGCATGTGGCGCATGCTGCAGGCGGAAGAACCCGACACCTACGTGCTCGCAACGAATCGCACGGAGACCGTGCGCGATTTCACTGCCATGGCATTCAGGAGCGCCGGTATCGACGTCGAGTTCAGAGGCACCGGCGAAGCGGAGTTTGCGGTCGATGCGGCCACCGGCAAGACCGTGATGCGCATCAATCCAGCCTTCTATCGCCCGGCCGAAGTGGAGCTTCTGATCGGCAATCCTGCCAAGGCCAAGGCCAAGCTCGGATGGGAACCCGCCACCACGCTCGAACAGTTGTGCCAATTGATGGTGGAGGCAGACCTCCGGCGAAACGCCCAGGGTTTGTCGTTTT